The proteins below are encoded in one region of Clostridium fermenticellae:
- a CDS encoding fumarylacetoacetate hydrolase family protein, whose translation MKFVNYLYQGKEKLGVVLENKIISLDDVFEFIKETCPLNMLEFIEGCTDERIKKIEEIISNKNFKGLNLTEVKIAPPIPYPKRNIMCLGKNYEEHAKEIRMTKITDTFIPDAPIYFTKIASPAIGYDDEIKFSYDVTNQVDYEAELAIIIGKDGSNIKREEVEDYIFGYTILNDVSARDLQGTHKQWFKGKSLDTFCPMGPYIVYKDEIKFPVELNIKCTINGQVRQNSNTKNMIFDIPYIVSDLSKGVTLKAGDIISTGTPSGVGMGFEPVKLLKDGDIIDCYIEKIGNLVNKVKVI comes from the coding sequence ATGAAATTTGTAAATTATCTTTATCAGGGAAAAGAAAAACTTGGTGTAGTTTTAGAAAATAAAATTATATCATTGGATGATGTGTTTGAATTTATAAAGGAAACCTGTCCATTGAATATGCTTGAATTTATAGAAGGTTGTACAGATGAAAGGATTAAGAAGATTGAAGAAATAATTTCTAATAAAAATTTTAAAGGACTTAATTTGACAGAAGTTAAAATTGCTCCTCCAATACCATATCCTAAAAGGAATATCATGTGCCTTGGTAAAAATTATGAGGAACATGCAAAGGAAATAAGAATGACAAAGATAACAGATACTTTTATTCCAGATGCTCCAATTTACTTTACTAAAATTGCATCACCTGCAATAGGATATGATGATGAAATCAAGTTTTCTTATGATGTAACAAATCAAGTTGACTATGAGGCGGAACTAGCAATTATAATTGGAAAAGATGGAAGTAACATAAAAAGAGAAGAAGTAGAAGATTATATTTTTGGATATACAATATTAAATGATGTGTCGGCTAGGGATCTTCAGGGAACCCATAAACAGTGGTTTAAAGGAAAGAGCCTTGATACATTTTGTCCCATGGGACCATATATTGTGTATAAGGATGAAATTAAATTCCCGGTAGAATTAAATATAAAATGTACTATTAATGGACAAGTGAGACAAAATTCAAATACTAAAAATATGATATTTGATATACCATATATAGTAAGTGATTTATCAAAAGGAGTTACTTTAAAAGCAGGAGATATAATATCTACAGGTACACCAAGCGGAGTTGGAATGGGTTTTGAACCAGTAAAATTGCTCAAAGATGGAGATATAATAGATTGCTATATTGAAAAAATAGGTAATCTAGTTAATAAGGTAAAAGTTATATAA
- a CDS encoding undecaprenyl diphosphate synthase family protein — protein MRIPNHIGIIPDGNRRWAISNGLKKEEGYSRGLEPGMQLFKIFKELGVKELTYYGFTVDNTKRPAVQTKSFTKACIEAVNMLSKEDASLLVIGNTKSPMFPEQLLPYINRKKFGKGSMKINFLVNYDWEWDLSNIKLHIKDNTKNLTKYLKSDDISRVDLIIRWGGRRRLSGFLPVQSVYSDFYVIDDMWPDFKPDHIYEALKWYDNQDITLGG, from the coding sequence GTGAGAATTCCAAATCATATAGGCATCATACCTGATGGTAACAGGAGATGGGCAATCAGTAATGGATTAAAAAAAGAAGAAGGCTATTCAAGGGGACTTGAACCAGGTATGCAATTATTTAAAATATTTAAAGAATTAGGTGTAAAAGAACTTACTTATTACGGATTTACAGTTGACAACACTAAAAGACCTGCTGTTCAAACCAAATCATTCACTAAAGCTTGTATAGAAGCTGTAAATATGCTTTCAAAAGAAGATGCCTCATTACTTGTAATTGGTAACACCAAATCTCCTATGTTTCCAGAACAACTTCTGCCATACATAAACAGAAAAAAATTTGGGAAAGGTTCCATGAAAATAAACTTTCTAGTCAACTACGATTGGGAATGGGACTTATCAAATATTAAATTACATATAAAAGATAACACTAAAAATTTAACTAAATATTTAAAATCCGATGACATAAGCAGGGTAGATTTAATAATAAGGTGGGGAGGCAGAAGAAGGCTTAGTGGTTTCCTTCCAGTACAATCTGTATATTCAGATTTTTATGTAATTGATGATATGTGGCCAGACTTCAAACCAGATCACATATACGAAGCATTAAAATGGTATGATAATCAAGATATAACTCTAGGCGGCTAG
- a CDS encoding methionine ABC transporter ATP-binding protein: MIEINGVNKSFGKNQVLKDISLHVNKGEIFGIIGQSGAGKSTLLRCLNGLENYDNGSVMINDKEIKDMGSKEIREFRKKLGMIFQNFNLLNRKTVYENVALPMEVWGYNKKEIDRKVFKLLEIVGLEDKAKSKPRNLSGGQKQRVAIARALSLDPEVLLCDEATSALDPKITKSILQLLKQINDKLNITIVIVTHQMEVIKEICQRVAIMENGQIKDVGNVEELFLKPNSNLKNLLGEDKILPETGVNIRIFFPKEISKRSIITSMARELDIDISIVWGKLEKFRNDVLGSLVINFEEEYKDKICEFLSSKNIKWEVEQNGFN, encoded by the coding sequence ATGATAGAAATAAATGGTGTAAATAAAAGTTTCGGGAAAAATCAAGTTCTGAAAGATATAAGTTTGCATGTAAATAAAGGAGAAATATTTGGAATAATAGGACAAAGTGGTGCTGGTAAATCTACACTTTTGAGGTGCTTGAATGGACTTGAAAACTATGATAATGGAAGTGTAATGATAAATGATAAAGAAATAAAAGATATGGGATCAAAAGAAATAAGAGAGTTTAGAAAAAAGCTTGGAATGATATTTCAAAATTTCAACTTGCTAAATAGAAAGACAGTATATGAGAATGTAGCACTTCCAATGGAGGTATGGGGATATAACAAAAAAGAAATAGATAGAAAGGTTTTTAAGTTATTAGAAATTGTTGGACTTGAGGATAAGGCAAAAAGTAAGCCTAGAAATTTAAGTGGAGGACAAAAACAGAGAGTTGCAATAGCAAGGGCATTATCCCTAGATCCTGAAGTTTTATTGTGTGATGAAGCAACATCAGCATTAGATCCCAAAATCACAAAGTCGATACTTCAGCTTTTAAAACAGATAAATGATAAATTAAACATAACAATAGTAATAGTAACTCATCAAATGGAAGTAATTAAAGAAATTTGCCAGAGGGTTGCAATTATGGAAAATGGGCAAATAAAAGATGTGGGAAATGTAGAAGAATTATTCTTAAAGCCAAATAGCAATTTAAAGAACTTATTAGGTGAAGATAAAATTCTCCCTGAAACAGGAGTTAATATAAGAATATTCTTTCCTAAAGAGATCAGTAAGAGAAGTATAATAACATCTATGGCAAGAGAACTTGATATAGATATTTCAATAGTCTGGGGAAAACTTGAAAAATTCAGAAATGATGTACTTGGAAGTCTCGTAATAAATTTTGAAGAAGAATATAAAGATAAGATATGTGAATTCTTATCATCAAAAAATATAAAATGGGAGGTAGAACAAAATGGATTTAATTAA
- a CDS encoding methionine ABC transporter permease, with amino-acid sequence MDLINQVLLPAFGETLYMVFVSTIIAVLIAFIPSIVLIITDERGLRPNKAVNKILGVIVNILRSFPFIILMVAILPFTKVIVGTTIGTTAAIVPMTIAAAPFATRVIESSLKEVDPGVIEAAKSFGASDLQIVFKVMIKESLPSIVLGITLTIISVIGCSAMAGAIGGGGLGDVAIKYGYYRFQTDVMMYTVVILIVLVEILQGIGNLLYRYLIK; translated from the coding sequence ATGGATTTAATTAATCAAGTATTATTACCGGCCTTTGGCGAAACATTATATATGGTATTTGTATCTACAATAATAGCAGTATTAATTGCATTTATTCCATCTATTGTACTTATAATAACTGATGAAAGAGGATTAAGGCCTAATAAAGCAGTAAATAAGATTTTAGGAGTTATAGTTAATATTTTAAGATCATTTCCATTTATTATATTAATGGTTGCTATATTGCCTTTCACAAAAGTTATTGTAGGTACAACTATTGGAACAACTGCCGCTATAGTACCAATGACAATAGCAGCAGCACCTTTTGCAACTAGAGTAATAGAGTCATCACTTAAGGAAGTAGATCCAGGAGTGATAGAAGCTGCAAAATCATTTGGGGCAAGTGATCTTCAAATTGTATTTAAGGTTATGATCAAGGAGTCTCTTCCATCAATTGTACTTGGCATAACGCTCACTATAATAAGTGTTATAGGTTGTTCAGCTATGGCTGGTGCTATAGGTGGAGGCGGCCTTGGAGATGTGGCCATAAAATATGGATATTATAGATTCCAAACGGATGTAATGATGTATACAGTAGTAATACTTATAGTATTAGTAGAAATTCTTCAGGGAATAGGAAATTTGTTGTATAGATACTTAATAAAATAG
- a CDS encoding MetQ/NlpA family ABC transporter substrate-binding protein translates to MKKFQKIGALVLTASLLISVVGCSSSSSSKSTASDDKKTIIVGDTPVPATEVLKKIEPILAKKGYKLQIKEFTDYVTPNTALANKEIDANLYQHIPYLENFNKQKHTDLTYTAKVFIAPMAVYSKKVKKLDELRNGAVIAVPNDPTNEARALKLLQKAGLIKLKGNDTVTKIDITENKKNIQIKELDAPQLPRALNDVDASVINTNYALQANLNPTKNSIYTEDKTSSYVNILAVRKEDKDKPYIKALSEALNSPELKKFIQEKYKGTLIPTF, encoded by the coding sequence ATGAAAAAATTTCAAAAGATTGGTGCACTTGTGTTAACAGCATCATTATTAATTAGTGTTGTTGGCTGCAGCTCAAGCAGCAGTTCAAAGTCAACTGCATCTGATGACAAAAAAACAATAATTGTCGGTGATACACCAGTACCAGCAACAGAGGTTCTAAAAAAGATAGAACCAATATTAGCAAAGAAAGGATATAAACTGCAGATAAAGGAATTCACAGATTATGTAACTCCAAATACTGCACTTGCAAATAAGGAGATCGATGCAAATTTGTATCAGCACATACCTTATCTTGAAAATTTCAACAAACAAAAACATACTGATTTAACTTATACTGCAAAAGTTTTTATAGCACCTATGGCAGTTTACTCAAAAAAAGTAAAAAAGCTTGATGAATTAAGAAATGGTGCGGTAATCGCAGTACCAAATGATCCAACTAATGAAGCAAGGGCTCTTAAATTATTACAAAAAGCCGGGTTAATAAAACTTAAGGGTAATGATACTGTTACTAAAATAGATATAACTGAGAATAAGAAGAATATACAGATAAAGGAATTAGATGCTCCGCAGCTTCCAAGAGCGCTTAATGATGTAGATGCATCTGTTATAAATACAAATTATGCTCTTCAGGCAAATTTAAATCCTACTAAAAATTCTATATATACTGAAGATAAAACTTCATCTTATGTAAATATTCTTGCAGTTAGAAAAGAAGACAAAGATAAGCCTTATATAAAAGCATTGTCAGAGGCTTTAAATTCTCCTGAACTTAAAAAATTCATACAGGAAAAATACAAGGGAACATTGATTCCGACTTTCTAA
- a CDS encoding MetQ/NlpA family ABC transporter substrate-binding protein translates to MKKISTIILTFVLLFSLAGCENTSSNNSGSKDQNKKTIVVGGTPVPSVEVLNQLKPILKKKGYDLQVKEFTDYVTPNTALTSKSIDANLYQHIPYLEQYNKEKHTDLTYTAKVYILPMAVYSKKVKNMNELKNGAVIAIPNDPTNETRALKLLEKGGLIKLKNGDALTKLDITENKKNIQVKELDAPQLPRALDDADAAVINTNYALQAKLNPVKDSILIEDKNSPYINVLVVRKEDKDKPYIKALNEALNSPEIKKFIEEKYKGTVITAF, encoded by the coding sequence ATGAAAAAAATATCAACAATTATTTTGACGTTTGTATTATTATTCAGTCTGGCTGGATGTGAAAATACAAGTTCAAATAATTCGGGTTCAAAAGATCAAAATAAGAAGACAATTGTAGTTGGTGGAACACCAGTACCTTCCGTAGAAGTTTTAAATCAGTTAAAACCTATTTTAAAGAAAAAAGGATACGATTTACAGGTAAAAGAATTTACGGATTATGTAACTCCAAATACTGCCTTAACAAGTAAGAGTATAGATGCAAACCTATATCAGCATATCCCTTATTTGGAACAGTATAATAAGGAGAAACACACGGATCTTACTTATACTGCTAAAGTATATATATTACCTATGGCTGTTTATTCAAAAAAGGTTAAAAATATGAATGAATTGAAAAATGGTGCAGTAATTGCAATTCCAAATGATCCAACAAATGAAACAAGAGCGCTTAAACTTCTTGAAAAGGGTGGTCTCATAAAGTTAAAGAATGGGGATGCTTTAACTAAACTTGATATAACAGAAAACAAGAAGAATATACAGGTAAAGGAATTAGATGCACCACAACTTCCGAGGGCATTGGATGATGCAGATGCAGCTGTTATAAATACGAATTATGCGCTTCAGGCAAAATTGAATCCAGTTAAAGATTCAATACTTATTGAGGATAAAAATTCACCATATATAAATGTACTGGTAGTTAGAAAAGAAGATAAGGATAAACCATATATAAAGGCTTTAAATGAGGCATTGAATTCACCAGAAATTAAAAAATTTATTGAAGAAAAATATAAGGGTACAGTTATTACTGCTTTTTAA
- a CDS encoding MetQ/NlpA family ABC transporter substrate-binding protein, producing the protein MKKILSIILSVLVLSVVFTGCGNTSTKDNPASKEKKVIKIGASPVPHAEILKKVKPILAKEGYDLQIKEFTDYVTPNTALDSGEIDANFFQHIPYLEKFNQEKHTDLVYTVKVHLEPMGIYSKKVKDIKDLKDGAVIAVPNDPTNEARALKVLQKSGLIKVKDGELISKTDITENKKNIQIKELDAPQLPRVLGDVDAAVINSNFAIEANLNPTKDAIAIEAKDSPYANVIVVRAKDKNKDFVKALDKAITSPEIKKFIEEKYKGSIIPSF; encoded by the coding sequence ATGAAAAAAATATTATCTATTATTCTATCAGTCTTAGTATTGTCAGTAGTTTTTACTGGCTGTGGAAATACTTCTACCAAGGATAACCCGGCAAGTAAGGAAAAGAAAGTTATAAAAATTGGAGCAAGCCCGGTACCTCATGCAGAGATATTAAAAAAGGTTAAGCCTATACTTGCCAAAGAAGGTTATGACCTTCAGATAAAAGAATTTACAGACTATGTAACACCAAATACAGCACTTGATTCAGGAGAAATAGATGCTAATTTCTTTCAGCACATACCATACCTGGAAAAATTTAATCAAGAAAAACACACTGATCTTGTGTATACTGTGAAGGTACATTTGGAGCCAATGGGAATTTATTCTAAAAAGGTTAAGGATATAAAAGATTTAAAGGATGGTGCAGTAATTGCGGTACCGAATGATCCAACTAATGAAGCAAGGGCATTAAAGGTACTTCAGAAATCTGGACTCATAAAAGTAAAGGATGGAGAACTTATTTCCAAAACAGATATAACTGAGAATAAGAAAAATATACAAATAAAAGAATTAGATGCACCACAGCTTCCAAGGGTATTAGGTGATGTAGATGCTGCTGTAATAAATTCAAATTTTGCAATAGAAGCAAATCTTAATCCAACTAAAGACGCAATAGCAATAGAAGCAAAAGATTCACCATATGCTAATGTTATAGTAGTAAGGGCTAAAGATAAGAATAAGGATTTTGTTAAGGCACTGGATAAGGCAATAACATCTCCAGAAATCAAAAAATTCATAGAAGAAAAATACAAAGGAAGTATAATTCCTTCATTTTAG
- a CDS encoding aspartate ammonia-lyase: MGFRVEEDLLGKKNIEDSVYFGINTQRALENFDLGSKSVNLDLIKDIALIKKAAAIVNSNLKELAEDKAHAIIIASEEVIDGKLDDQFKISAFQGGAGTSTNMNVNEVITNRAIEILGGKRGEYNIIHPLNNVNMSQSTNDVYPTALRITAIRKIRKLSSCIAELQEELQKKENEFSDVIKLGRTQLMDALPIMVGQEFGAYAKAIARDRWRIYKVEERLREVNIGGTAIGTGLNATNKFIYMITDVLQDLTGFGIARSDYPIDVTQNCDVFVEVSGLLKSLSVNLIKISNDLRLLNSGPRGGISEIVLPEVQAGSTIMPGKVNPVIAEMIAQVGMRVIANDTAITMASASGQLELNAFTPLIAESLLDSLELLCRAINVFNEKCIKDIKVNAANCRKNLERSTSLITALVKYIGYDTASKIVQKSIKEDKTIKEILIEENTLSREKIEEIMNPFVLTKPGIPGK; the protein is encoded by the coding sequence GTGGGATTTAGAGTAGAGGAAGATTTACTTGGTAAAAAGAATATAGAGGATTCAGTTTATTTTGGGATAAATACTCAAAGGGCTCTCGAAAATTTTGATTTAGGAAGCAAAAGTGTAAATCTGGATTTAATTAAAGACATTGCACTTATAAAAAAAGCAGCTGCTATAGTAAATAGTAATTTAAAAGAGCTTGCAGAGGATAAAGCTCATGCAATAATAATTGCCAGTGAGGAAGTAATTGATGGAAAACTTGATGATCAATTTAAAATAAGTGCATTTCAAGGTGGTGCTGGTACATCTACAAATATGAATGTAAATGAAGTTATAACAAATAGGGCTATAGAGATACTAGGAGGGAAAAGAGGAGAATATAATATTATACATCCTTTAAATAATGTAAATATGTCTCAGTCAACCAATGATGTATATCCTACAGCTCTTAGGATTACTGCGATAAGAAAGATAAGAAAATTGAGTTCATGTATTGCTGAACTTCAGGAAGAATTACAGAAAAAAGAAAATGAATTTTCTGATGTGATAAAACTTGGAAGGACTCAGTTGATGGATGCGCTGCCTATAATGGTAGGGCAGGAATTTGGCGCATATGCTAAAGCAATTGCAAGGGATAGGTGGAGGATTTATAAAGTAGAAGAAAGACTTAGAGAAGTAAATATTGGTGGAACTGCAATAGGTACTGGATTAAATGCTACAAACAAATTCATATATATGATAACAGATGTACTTCAAGATTTGACTGGTTTTGGAATAGCGAGATCAGATTATCCTATAGATGTAACCCAGAATTGTGATGTGTTTGTTGAAGTCTCTGGACTTTTAAAGTCTCTTTCTGTAAATTTAATTAAAATATCAAATGATTTAAGGCTTTTAAATTCTGGACCGAGAGGAGGAATTAGTGAAATTGTCTTACCAGAAGTTCAAGCAGGATCCACTATAATGCCTGGTAAGGTTAATCCTGTTATAGCGGAAATGATTGCTCAAGTTGGTATGAGAGTTATAGCAAATGATACTGCAATTACAATGGCAAGCGCATCTGGACAGCTTGAATTGAATGCATTTACTCCATTGATTGCAGAGAGCTTGCTTGATTCACTCGAACTTCTATGCAGGGCAATTAATGTATTTAATGAAAAATGTATTAAAGATATAAAGGTAAATGCTGCAAATTGCCGTAAAAATCTTGAGAGATCTACCTCTCTTATAACAGCGCTTGTAAAATATATAGGATATGATACTGCAAGCAAAATTGTACAAAAATCGATAAAAGAAGATAAAACTATAAAAGAGATTTTAATTGAGGAAAATACATTAAGCAGAGAAAAAATAGAGGAAATAATGAATCCTTTTGTACTAACAAAGCCTGGTATACCAGGAAAATAG
- the hydF gene encoding [FeFe] hydrogenase H-cluster maturation GTPase HydF, which produces MSLNESPRSVRVHIALFGRRNAGKSSIINAITDQDTAIVSDVQGTTTDPVYKSMEILPIGPCVIIDTAGLDDEGELGKLRREKTIEVLNKTDIALVVVDSTIGITDYDKYIIKQINDKKLPFILVFNKADISKVRAGYVDSIKNEFNVPAVGVSALTKEGIKELKNQIINIMPEDEDKFRIIGDLVKPGDFVILVTPIDKAAPKGRLILPQQQTIRDVLESDASAIVTKEYELRETLQNLSKKPRMVVTDSQVFLKVAADTPKDILMTSFSILFARYKGDLVELIKGAKAIKKLKDNDKVLVAEGCTHHRQSDDIGKVKIPRWIRQITGKKIDFEFSSGNSFTNEIKKYSLIVHCGGCMLNRTSMLYRINMAKEFGVPIVNYGILIAYVQGILDRALKPFPLAKMVWDE; this is translated from the coding sequence ATGAGCTTAAATGAATCACCACGTTCTGTAAGAGTACATATAGCACTTTTCGGACGAAGAAATGCGGGAAAATCAAGTATTATTAATGCCATAACAGATCAAGATACGGCTATAGTATCAGATGTTCAAGGTACAACTACAGACCCTGTTTATAAATCAATGGAAATACTTCCGATAGGTCCATGTGTAATAATAGATACTGCAGGTCTTGATGATGAAGGAGAACTTGGAAAACTTAGGCGTGAAAAGACTATTGAAGTTCTAAATAAAACTGATATAGCACTTGTTGTAGTGGATTCAACTATTGGAATTACAGATTATGATAAATATATAATTAAACAGATAAATGATAAAAAGCTTCCATTTATACTGGTATTTAATAAGGCCGATATATCAAAAGTTAGAGCAGGATATGTAGACAGTATAAAAAATGAATTTAATGTACCTGCTGTGGGTGTATCAGCGCTTACTAAAGAAGGAATAAAAGAACTGAAAAATCAAATAATAAATATAATGCCTGAAGATGAAGATAAATTCAGAATAATTGGAGATTTAGTAAAGCCTGGAGATTTTGTTATACTTGTTACACCAATAGACAAAGCGGCACCAAAGGGAAGACTTATACTCCCGCAGCAGCAAACAATAAGAGATGTTTTGGAAAGTGATGCTTCTGCAATTGTTACGAAGGAATATGAACTCAGGGAGACTCTTCAGAATTTATCTAAAAAACCTAGAATGGTTGTTACCGATTCACAGGTTTTTTTGAAAGTTGCGGCAGATACTCCAAAGGATATCTTGATGACATCATTTTCTATATTATTTGCGAGATATAAAGGCGATTTGGTAGAACTTATAAAAGGAGCTAAAGCAATAAAGAAATTAAAAGACAATGATAAGGTACTTGTTGCTGAAGGCTGTACCCATCATAGACAATCAGATGATATAGGAAAGGTTAAGATACCTAGGTGGATAAGGCAGATAACTGGAAAGAAAATTGATTTTGAGTTTTCATCCGGTAATTCATTTACAAATGAAATAAAAAAATATTCATTAATAGTTCATTGTGGAGGATGTATGTTAAATAGAACTTCTATGTTGTATAGAATTAACATGGCTAAAGAATTTGGAGTACCTATAGTAAACTATGGAATATTAATTGCATATGTACAGGGGATACTCGACAGGGCACTTAAACCATTTCCCTTAGCTAAAATGGTATGGGATGAATAA